One region of Phragmites australis chromosome 18, lpPhrAust1.1, whole genome shotgun sequence genomic DNA includes:
- the LOC133898324 gene encoding uncharacterized protein LOC133898324, with protein MAAHPLPRLPCSALGCPDRPHRRIHLFSPSSASPIWTLASQMRTSRKLWISRDERHEGEQAGGSAELDARRRRPMGDVRRVLQAPSDHERIRSHWPRTKGHGEMQEQKLRRRWTHGFHRMQEPVQSL; from the exons ATGGCGGCGCATCCCCTTCCCAGGCTTCCCTGCTCAGCCCTTGGCTGCCCCGATCGCCCCCATCGACGGATCCATCTGTTTTCACCAAGCTCTGCATCTCCAATCTGGACTTTGGCATCTCAAATGAGGACATCAAG GAAGCTGTGGATCTCAAGGGATGAACGGCATGAAGGAGAGCAAGCTGGTGGATCTGCTGAACTCGATGCTCGTCGGCGACGTCCCATGGGA GATGTTCGTCGAGTCCTGCAAGCGCCTTCGGATCATGAAAGGATCAGAAGCCATTGGCCTCG CACCAAGGGCCATGGAGAAATGCAAGAACAGAAGCTGAGGAGAAGATGGACACATGGGTTTCATCGGATGCAAGAACCAGTCCAGTCTCTATAG
- the LOC133899041 gene encoding large ribosomal subunit protein uL22-like isoform X1 — protein sequence MVKYSRDPSNPTKSAKAMGRDLRVHFKNTRETAFALRKLPLTKAKRYLEDVIAHKQAIPFRRYCGGVGRTAQAKNRHSNGQGRWPVKSARFILDLLKNAESNAEVKGLDVDTLYVSHIQVNQAQKQRRRTYRAHGRINPYMSSPCHIELILSEKEEPVKKEAETQIAPRKA from the exons ATG GTGAAGTACTCGAGGGACCCATCCAATCCCACCAAGT CGGCTAAGGCCATGGGTCGGGACTTGCGCGTGCATTTTAAG AACACACGCGAGACAGCTTTTGCTCTCAGGAAGCTGCCGCTGACCAAGGCTAAAAGGTATCTTGAGGATGTGATTGCCCACAAGCAAGCCATTCCCTTCCGTAGGTACTGTGGTGGTGTTGGACGTACAGCACAAGCTAAGAATCGCCACTCGAATGGTCAGGGGCGTTGGCCTGTCAAGTCTGCTAGATTCATATTGGATCTTCTCAAGAATGCGGAGAGTAATGCTGAA GTTAAAGGTTTGGATGTTGATACACTCTATGTATCGCATATTCAGGTGAACCAAGCTCAGAAGCAGCGGCGCCGGACTTACCGTGCTCATGGGCGCATTAACC CTTACATGTCCTCCCCGTGCCACATCGAGCTGATCCTGTCAGAGAAGGAAGAGCCAGTCAAGAAAGAG GCTGAGACACAAATTGCACCCAGGAAGGCTTAG
- the LOC133899041 gene encoding large ribosomal subunit protein uL22-like isoform X2: MVKYSRDPSNPTKSAKAMGRDLRVHFKNTRETAFALRKLPLTKAKRYLEDVIAHKQAIPFRRYCGGVGRTAQAKNRHSNGQGRWPVKSARFILDLLKNAESNAEVNQAQKQRRRTYRAHGRINPYMSSPCHIELILSEKEEPVKKEAETQIAPRKA; encoded by the exons ATG GTGAAGTACTCGAGGGACCCATCCAATCCCACCAAGT CGGCTAAGGCCATGGGTCGGGACTTGCGCGTGCATTTTAAG AACACACGCGAGACAGCTTTTGCTCTCAGGAAGCTGCCGCTGACCAAGGCTAAAAGGTATCTTGAGGATGTGATTGCCCACAAGCAAGCCATTCCCTTCCGTAGGTACTGTGGTGGTGTTGGACGTACAGCACAAGCTAAGAATCGCCACTCGAATGGTCAGGGGCGTTGGCCTGTCAAGTCTGCTAGATTCATATTGGATCTTCTCAAGAATGCGGAGAGTAATGCTGAA GTGAACCAAGCTCAGAAGCAGCGGCGCCGGACTTACCGTGCTCATGGGCGCATTAACC CTTACATGTCCTCCCCGTGCCACATCGAGCTGATCCTGTCAGAGAAGGAAGAGCCAGTCAAGAAAGAG GCTGAGACACAAATTGCACCCAGGAAGGCTTAG